Proteins encoded by one window of Paenibacillus sp. DCT19:
- a CDS encoding LysR family transcriptional regulator yields MNLEQMIYVLEVEKTKSITVAAENLSVTQSTISQAITRMEHELGVKLFNRSRNGAYLLEHGKSILDKMRTVVDTVQMMREDAQYIGESIHGELRLSAIPGGVPGIIPTIASMKKRYPDLKFELSESSARSIIKDVRNKEIDLGLIALYKDDMENHLLGLHFVPIDEGVMHACVNHTNRLAGKKSITMHELKHETLVLFNDELVDQFVTQLSQLVGEVDVLFRTKNSEVVNAALAQLNAVTIGHEYSFTHDRSVLHHDFTILKIEGMQRVISIGWVMRENKLTHRLVRRFLDRFQYKR; encoded by the coding sequence ATGAATTTAGAACAAATGATATATGTGCTCGAAGTTGAGAAGACAAAATCGATTACCGTCGCTGCCGAAAACTTGTCTGTCACGCAATCTACGATCAGTCAAGCCATTACTCGTATGGAGCATGAATTGGGCGTGAAGCTATTTAATCGATCTCGTAATGGAGCTTATCTGTTAGAACATGGCAAGTCAATTTTGGATAAGATGAGAACTGTTGTGGATACGGTGCAAATGATGAGGGAAGATGCACAGTATATTGGGGAATCGATTCATGGAGAATTGCGATTATCTGCGATACCGGGAGGTGTTCCTGGTATTATTCCTACCATTGCAAGTATGAAAAAGCGCTATCCCGATCTGAAATTTGAGTTATCCGAAAGTTCAGCTCGTAGCATTATCAAAGATGTCCGCAACAAAGAGATTGATCTCGGTTTGATCGCTTTATACAAAGATGATATGGAAAACCATTTGCTAGGACTGCATTTTGTCCCTATTGATGAAGGTGTGATGCACGCATGTGTGAATCACACGAATCGCCTAGCCGGCAAAAAGTCAATTACGATGCATGAGTTGAAACATGAGACCCTTGTCCTGTTTAATGATGAATTGGTAGATCAATTTGTAACACAGCTTTCGCAATTGGTAGGAGAGGTGGATGTCTTGTTTCGTACTAAAAACTCAGAAGTGGTCAATGCGGCTCTTGCTCAGTTGAATGCGGTTACGATCGGTCATGAATACTCCTTCACACACGATCGTAGTGTGCTGCATCATGACTTTACCATCCTCAAAATTGAAGGCATGCAACGTGTCATTTCTATTGGCTGGGTTATGCGTGAGAATAAATTAACCCATCGCCTCGTTAGACGTTTCCTTGATCGCTTCCAATACAAGAGATAA
- a CDS encoding thioredoxin family protein codes for MQDHSLVLLYVSQEDCTVCHAILPKLKTLLTDYPHIQLVQVDAQQVPEVAGQFLIFSVPTLIMFYDQKELFREGRFVQFESLEKRIDQIYNAIEL; via the coding sequence TTGCAAGATCATTCCTTAGTTCTACTATATGTTTCACAAGAAGACTGTACGGTCTGTCACGCCATTCTCCCCAAATTAAAGACGTTGCTGACAGACTATCCTCACATACAATTAGTGCAAGTGGATGCACAGCAGGTACCGGAGGTAGCGGGGCAATTTTTAATTTTCTCCGTTCCAACATTAATTATGTTCTATGACCAAAAAGAGCTGTTCAGGGAAGGTAGATTCGTCCAGTTCGAGTCTCTTGAAAAACGTATAGATCAAATTTACAATGCTATAGAATTATAA
- a CDS encoding AraC family transcriptional regulator, with amino-acid sequence MDIDNQTIPLPKGHALLVKISGEHCYYYQQENNEPWEFIWINIRGDEANRIWDMIHDNEGYVILRNADSPLIQELWQIIQLIHQEKVTDKYRLSMHVYQWLLLLVQTSRDAERDIGLLSITTIEKCKKFIRENYATPLTLDLLASHCDINKHYLCRLFQKSEKTSPLAYLKDRRIEVAVRLLRTTELPIAQIGQQCGFESPSYFGKVFRQYMSMSPKEYRLNKLAFPYEAIYYE; translated from the coding sequence TTGGATATTGACAATCAGACAATCCCTTTACCTAAGGGGCACGCACTACTTGTTAAAATCAGCGGAGAACATTGCTATTACTATCAACAAGAAAACAACGAACCTTGGGAATTTATATGGATTAACATTCGTGGAGATGAAGCCAATCGAATATGGGATATGATTCATGATAATGAGGGGTATGTCATTCTGCGAAACGCTGACTCTCCTTTAATTCAAGAGTTATGGCAGATCATTCAATTAATTCATCAAGAGAAAGTGACCGACAAATATCGCCTCTCCATGCATGTCTATCAGTGGTTGCTTCTCTTGGTGCAGACAAGTCGGGATGCGGAGAGGGATATCGGTCTCCTTTCAATAACAACAATCGAGAAATGCAAAAAGTTCATTCGAGAAAATTATGCTACGCCATTAACGCTCGATCTACTGGCTAGCCATTGTGATATCAATAAACATTACTTATGTAGATTATTTCAAAAGTCGGAGAAAACATCACCGCTTGCTTATCTCAAGGATAGACGAATTGAGGTTGCCGTCCGACTACTCCGTACAACGGAACTTCCGATTGCTCAAATCGGTCAACAATGCGGCTTTGAGAGCCCAAGCTATTTCGGCAAAGTTTTTCGGCAATATATGTCCATGTCACCCAAAGAATACCGGTTGAATAAGTTAGCATTTCCTTACGAGGCTATCTATTATGAGTAA
- a CDS encoding GNAT family N-acetyltransferase, producing the protein MHNVEHEPANKRFLIQDNGDIAAVMTYVISSPELYIIDHTLVENAYRGQGLGDKLLKAMVEYARENGIKILPLCPFAKGRFDRISEYADVLNK; encoded by the coding sequence ATGCATAACGTAGAACATGAACCAGCTAATAAAAGATTTCTTATTCAAGATAACGGCGACATAGCCGCAGTAATGACGTATGTGATCTCAAGTCCGGAACTCTACATTATTGATCATACTTTAGTTGAAAATGCTTATCGAGGACAAGGTCTTGGCGATAAACTGCTCAAAGCGATGGTGGAGTACGCACGTGAAAACGGTATTAAGATTTTACCCTTATGCCCGTTTGCCAAAGGACGATTTGATCGTATCTCTGAATACGCGGATGTCCTCAATAAATAA
- a CDS encoding (4Fe-4S)-binding protein produces the protein MTKEKVYYGKDIEVMFNSDVCIHSGICVKGLPGVFNLSKRPWIDPDADTSEGIARHIDTCPSGALTYKLLDGKYSTRKEDEHA, from the coding sequence ATGACTAAGGAGAAAGTATACTACGGTAAAGACATCGAGGTCATGTTTAATTCGGATGTCTGTATTCATTCCGGCATTTGCGTAAAAGGTCTGCCTGGGGTTTTTAATTTAAGTAAACGTCCTTGGATTGATCCAGATGCGGACACTTCGGAGGGCATTGCCCGGCATATTGACACTTGTCCAAGCGGAGCATTGACGTATAAACTTCTGGACGGTAAATATTCAACAAGGAAAGAGGATGAACATGCATAA
- a CDS encoding cupin domain-containing protein — MKQTVTNKVTGEQITFIETAKDTNGEYLLIEVALPPRGKGPPLHIHDHFEEEFEVIAGTLTVTLGKTKHLLETGEGCIAPLRTPHTFTNEHDTPVIFRVRLTPPSKFEQSVRIHYGLMNDGLTDEKGNPKSLAHTALILTLQNTLIVGIPLWLQRCLFGLIIKRARKKGIYAVLEKYTGQEF; from the coding sequence GTGAAACAAACGGTTACGAATAAAGTAACAGGTGAACAAATTACGTTTATAGAGACGGCAAAGGATACGAACGGTGAATATTTATTAATTGAAGTCGCACTACCGCCACGTGGCAAAGGTCCACCCCTACATATTCATGATCACTTCGAAGAGGAATTTGAAGTGATCGCTGGTACGCTCACAGTTACCTTGGGTAAGACAAAGCACTTGTTAGAGACTGGAGAAGGTTGTATTGCCCCGCTCAGAACACCACACACATTTACAAACGAGCACGATACTCCTGTTATATTTCGCGTTCGATTAACTCCACCAAGCAAGTTCGAGCAATCCGTTCGCATTCATTACGGGCTTATGAACGATGGATTAACCGATGAGAAGGGCAATCCCAAATCTCTCGCCCATACCGCTTTAATATTAACATTACAGAACACACTGATCGTTGGTATTCCACTCTGGCTGCAACGTTGTCTCTTTGGACTAATCATCAAGCGTGCTCGTAAAAAAGGCATTTATGCTGTGCTAGAAAAGTATACGGGACAGGAATTCTGA
- a CDS encoding 6-bladed beta-propeller, with protein MRQHWIINKKRWLISLVVIMLFVNTYSAAGAYEESEVSSVMAQNPILFKTPVALAINDQGMIHVADYGKNRIVVLDPVGRYIAEWGGMGSGNGQFNYPSGIAFDSHSNIYVVDRENHRIQKFDANGNYLAQWGSLGSGDGQFRNPSGIAIASNDILYVGDRDNQRIQRFDTNGNFLGQWGVRAMETGSLTAPTG; from the coding sequence ATGCGTCAACATTGGATAATCAATAAAAAACGATGGTTAATTTCATTAGTCGTCATAATGCTATTCGTCAATACGTATTCCGCAGCTGGGGCATACGAGGAAAGTGAAGTCAGCTCGGTGATGGCTCAAAATCCTATTTTGTTTAAAACACCTGTTGCTCTAGCCATAAATGATCAAGGCATGATCCACGTTGCTGACTATGGTAAAAATCGAATCGTAGTATTAGATCCTGTTGGGAGATATATTGCGGAGTGGGGCGGGATGGGAAGCGGCAATGGACAATTTAATTACCCTAGTGGGATCGCCTTCGATTCACACAGCAATATATATGTTGTGGATAGAGAGAACCACCGAATCCAGAAATTTGACGCGAATGGCAACTATCTGGCGCAATGGGGAAGTCTGGGCAGTGGAGATGGGCAATTTCGAAATCCTTCAGGAATTGCAATCGCTTCTAACGATATCCTGTATGTGGGCGATCGTGATAACCAAAGAATCCAACGATTTGACACCAACGGAAACTTTCTAGGCCAATGGGGAGTCAGGGCAATGGAGACGGGCAGTTTAACCGCCCCTACGGGATAG
- a CDS encoding InlB B-repeat-containing protein, which produces MGSQGNGDGQFNRPYGIAIDGRGHVYVTDSELHRIQEFDANGIFLNKWGSQGSDDGQFRFPFDITVDNRNGHIYVPDAQNNRIQKFDLDGNFISQWGSAGSGDGQFSFPNGVALDRNGDVYVSEATNHQVQKFNANGNFLNRWSGTITVPEALKVQLDAQGGTVHPAEQVKQYHATYGEGSDGVTVDHLPKPEREGYTFEGWFTEADGAGLEVTNTSRVTSLEDHTLYAKWTLNYPSIPVIRSVEAGDSSVTLKWKAIPNADGYNLYQRTETGSYGAPIIITDRSVLHYTYEKLTNGTRTFFKIEAFNRRGQAGLH; this is translated from the coding sequence ATGGGGAGTCAGGGCAATGGAGACGGGCAGTTTAACCGCCCCTACGGGATAGCGATTGATGGAAGGGGTCACGTCTATGTAACGGATTCCGAATTGCATCGGATCCAAGAATTTGATGCTAATGGCATATTCTTGAACAAATGGGGAAGTCAAGGGTCTGATGATGGACAGTTTCGATTTCCTTTTGATATTACGGTCGATAACAGAAACGGTCATATCTACGTCCCCGATGCTCAAAACAATCGAATCCAAAAGTTTGATCTGGATGGAAATTTTATAAGTCAATGGGGCAGCGCGGGGAGTGGAGATGGACAATTCAGTTTTCCAAACGGTGTAGCGCTTGATCGAAACGGTGACGTCTATGTATCCGAAGCTACCAATCATCAAGTCCAAAAATTCAATGCGAATGGAAATTTCCTCAATAGGTGGTCTGGCACAATTACAGTTCCCGAAGCACTTAAAGTTCAGCTGGATGCACAAGGCGGAACGGTGCATCCAGCTGAACAAGTCAAGCAATATCATGCGACGTATGGCGAAGGTTCGGATGGCGTGACCGTAGATCATTTGCCTAAGCCGGAGCGAGAAGGTTATACATTTGAAGGGTGGTTTACTGAAGCCGATGGAGCAGGACTTGAAGTAACCAATACCTCTCGTGTCACCAGTTTAGAAGATCATACGCTTTACGCCAAGTGGACGTTGAATTACCCGTCCATTCCAGTCATTCGTTCCGTTGAAGCAGGTGACTCTTCCGTCACGCTTAAATGGAAAGCCATTCCCAACGCAGACGGGTATAACCTTTACCAAAGGACAGAGACTGGCTCGTATGGAGCTCCCATTATAATAACTGATCGGTCTGTACTTCATTACACATATGAAAAGCTTACAAACGGCACACGTACTTTTTTCAAAATAGAAGCGTTCAATCGTAGGGGGCAAGCGGGGCTTCATTAG